GTGCTGGGTGGGTCAACCTGGAGTCACCGCTCATGCATGCTGACATGCGCGCGCTGCATGGGTTCACTGCAGGTCCATGCAGTGGCTGCTGTACCCGCACAAAGACCGGAGACCGAAGCCGACGTGCATGCATGCGTTGAGTAGGAAGGGTCTGAGCGCGTAGAAGATAAAGAAAGGTAGGGGGTTTTCTGTAAATGTACGTtggatttaaggttaaataaatggcATGGATctacagtgaaccattttaaaagttcatggacccAATAATGTTGTtttaaagttgatggacctagatgacaccccaATAAAAAttaatggacctctggtgcatttTACTCTATTGTTAAATACATGCTAGCTGTAGAGCTCAATCTTGCATTTTACAAATGAAAATGTTTCAGTCTTCCATTCTACCAATATAATGCACTGAACTTAGATATTATTACAGGATGCTTGGCCTATGATGGTTTTTGGACAGTAACCATGTCTCTATAAATGAATAGATGAGATGGTGAGCTCACCTACGTTACTTATACCAAAATTTATCTGGTTTGAGTGAATTGTGATTTTAATCCAATGGTTGTCTGATGATCCAAGCAAGTATGATGATCCCAATCTCCAATTCAGGTGTGTAGTTAGGTAGCTTGGCTTGCAGCTAGATGAGGTGGTTGTCTGGTTATCAAGCAAGTATGATGATcctgaattatgtctatttaatgatggattgtatatattcttatgaactggacttgtaatggtagtttatataatgctcttgtgcttgtggtcaaatttaaattttatatatatatatatatatatatatatatatatatatatatatatatatatatatatatatatatgttctggtcgagtttgaattgtaaatttgaatttttatttTGGCGAAAAAATGTACTgttgaaccgtccctacaaacaggaattataggggcggctgatgcctacaaatcgatttgtaagggcagtctgggaaccacccctacaaatgcatgatttatagatACGGTATGGTAGGGGACGGCTGGCCGAGCTGTCTCTACAAACtattgccagccgcccctacaaatgcttattgTAGTAGTGGATGTGGCCGCGCCGGCTGGGGCCCCACCCGTCCCGCCGGCGGAGAGGCTGCTGGCCAGCGGAGAGGCAACCCTAGCCCAGCCCAACAATAAGCCTTACCCCTTCgtacaaaaaaaaaagacatggAAAATCTCATTTTTGCCCTTGAATGACCGCACTAAAATAACCAATTTACCCTTATTCGAAAATGAAATGGAATGAAAAGTAGATATGGCCCCACATATTTTGGTACCAGCCCCATCTAGTCTGGTATTATCTCCACCTATTTGGTACCTCCAGATACTTTCAGTTGGGTTCGTCCTATTTTTTCACGTCCAATCTCGCCCAATGGACGGCCCATATTTTTCCCAACCATCGTAAAATTTCTCTTTTGTTTAAGGTTTCACCTTTTGAAAACTATAATAGATTTTTTTGCGAAATGAAAACTATAATATATGGGAGCCATTGATGTATCACCTTGGTTATTTGTTTCTGTTACTGACAGTTCGCAGACTAGAGAACTTGGCAACACAAATATTTAGGTTTAGAGCTTGCCCATACATGTATACTATAAACAAATGCAACAAACAACCATCAGTTCTTGTTGCTCAACACAGTTTGGTGTCACGTCTCATACATTAAGATTTGGCAGGAGAGTACTTTCTTCCCCCAAAAAATCAGCATACATAAGAGTTTACACAAGCGTTTCTACCTACTGCAACAACTGTCTTCTTCTCGAACTCTTGGGCAGCTGTTACACCGTTCgtcttgctgaatcttggctaaaactagctgaaaaatattgttctcgtTGAATTATCGCGAGAGAAAAATACCACTTCGACTGAAAAAACAATcggaacaaaccgaatatgggccGAACGGTCCCGTGTCTAAGAAAAGAACTCGAAAAATTCCGGTGCTGCAGTCACTGTtccctcttctgcttcggctgcCAATCTTCAATTCCCAATGCCTTGGCTAAGTCGTCCCAGTCGTCTTCGTCTTCGTCTTGAAGCGCAGGCGTAGCAACAGGGCGCGGCGGCGGATGAGGTGCTGCAGCCACTGCTTGCTCCTCTGCTTCATCTCTCAGCATGGCGGCTTCAAATGGATCATATATCCTCCTCTGCTTTGACCGGACAGGCACGTGACAGGCGCGTACCACCGGGGGAGTCGGCAGCAACGGCACCTTCTGCGGATGTAGCTGCGGTGGCGCTGGCAATGGCACTGGTGAGCGATGCGGCTGCATCGCAGGACGGATTGGAATTGGAACTGGCGGCGCCAGAGGAGGAGCTGAAGCGGGCGATGGTTGCGTCGCCAAGCGAGTCGTCGAACTGCGGCGAGGCGCACACGACGGCTGTGGTGGCGCGATGGACATCTTATGAACAGCGGCGAGGGGCGCCCGGGTGGTAGGAGCTGGCGGCGTCAGAGGCGGAGCTGAAGCGGGCGATGGTTGTCTCGACAAGGGAGTCGTCGAACCGCGGGGAAGCGCAAACGGCTGCGGTGGTGCGAAGGACATCATCCGAACAGCGGCGAGGGGCGGTCGGGTCGTAGATGGCGGCGCCGACCACGGAGCTGAAGCGGGCGATGGTTGTGTCGCTGACGGAGTCGTGGAACCGCGGTGAGGCGCAGACGGCTTTGGTGGTGCGAGAGGCATCTTCCGAACAGCGGTGAGGGACGATAGGGTCGGAGCTGGCGGCGCcgaaggttgtggtggtggtgccggTAGCACAGCAGGACCACGCATTCTCTTGGCGCACGGTGGCGGCATGGCATGCTGCGGCGGCGCTGGCCTCTTGGGTGCCGccgctggcgctggcgctggctGCATGACGACGGCGGCGGACGCGGCAGGCGGTGGCGGTCGTAGCGTGAAGAAATAAGCCGCGGATTCCTGGTGCGCCGCGGATGTCGGGGCAGCTCTAGGAGACACGTACATCTTGCACAAGACGAACTGGTTCTCGCCGGCGACGGCGCCCTCCTCCTGATCcgaacagcagcagcaggagtACTCGTCCATGAGCCAGTCCGTGTACACTCCGCCGCTCATCTTGTAGCGAAGCTTCTTGAGCTCGCCGACCTTGGCATCCCCGCGGCCCTTGATGTCCACCGTGTTCTGCGCGTGCCAGGAGCCGGCTCTGCTGGCTTGGGCGGCGCGTTTCCTGCTGGCGGCGCTGGGGGTGAAGAAGAAGCGATCGCCGGTCCTGGGCAGAGGGCAGAAGTGGAGCGCGAGGTCGGCAGGCGCGCACGCGTACACGTCGGCGTGGTGGACGACGGGGCGGACGGCGTCGTGCAGCGGCTTCCGGGCGACGAGGCGCGGCAG
The sequence above is drawn from the Miscanthus floridulus cultivar M001 chromosome 15, ASM1932011v1, whole genome shotgun sequence genome and encodes:
- the LOC136506874 gene encoding NAC domain containing protein 50-like, whose translation is MAPALGAAIFSRGFRFLPTPQEAVTYYLPRLVARKPLHDAVRPVVHHADVYACAPADLALHFCPLPRTGDRFFFTPSAASRKRAAQASRAGSWHAQNTVDIKGRGDAKVGELKKLRYKMSGGVYTDWLMDEYSCCCCSDQEEGAVAGENQFVLCKMYVSPRAAPTSAAHQESAAYFFTLRPPPPAASAAVVMQPAPAPAAAPKRPAPPQHAMPPPCAKRMRAVCASPRFHDSVSDTTIARFSSVVGAAIYDPTAPRRCSDDVLRTTAAVCASPRFDDSLVETTIARFSSASDAASSYHPGAPRRCS